The Mycolicibacterium aichiense region GGAGCGGGTGTTCGCGATGATGGGTATCGATCACGACGAGGCCCGGGAGAAGTTCGGATTCCTGTTGGACGCCTTCACCTTTGGCGCGCCGCCGCACGGCGGCATCGCGTTCGGCTGGGACCGGATCGTCGCGCTGCTGGCCGGGGTCGACTCGATCCGCGAGGTGATCGCGTTCCCGAAGTCCGGCGGCGGAGTCGACCCACTGACCGATGCGCCTGCGCCGATCACCGCTGCGCAGCGCAAGGAATCCGGAATAGATTTCAAGCCGGAGAAGCTGGATAAACCATGACAGACACGCCTGACTTCGCGTCGCTGAACGAATTCAACAAGAACATCGTCGAGGAATTCCGGGCCAACGCCGGAGTCGTCGGCGGACCGTTCGAAGGCCGCCCGCTGCTGCTGTTGCACACCACCGGCGCGAAGTCCGGCGAGCCTCGCCTGGCTCCGCTGGCCTACTTCCACGTCGACGGCAAGCTGATCATCATCGGCTCGAAGGCCGGCGCCGACACCAATCCGGACTGGGTGCACAACCTGCGGGCCAACCCGCGGGCGCATATCGAGATCGGCACCGACGCTTACGACGTGGTCGCGCGTGAGTTCTCGCGCGAGGAGCGCGACGAGGCTTACCCGAAGGTCGTGGCCGAGGCGCCCGGGTTCGGGGAGTATCAGTCCAAGACCAGCCGGGTCATCCCACTGTTCGAGCTCGCCCGGGCGTAGCCGCGCCGCGATGACCATCGAAACGCTTGGCCCGCAGGACCTGTCCTTTCTCGCCCGACCGCTCTACGGCTTCTTCTCGACCGCTGCCGGCCCAGTGCCGCCACAGCCTAGGCCAGTGTGGTTCGAGGTGACCCCAACCGGGCAACTCCAACTCTTCACGGGGGCGGATACCCCGAAGGTGCGTCAGCTGCGTCGCGATTCGCGCGCATCTCTGGTGGTGGCTGCACCGGTCGGCGAGCGTGAACGCTGGGTGTCGGTGGCCGGCCCGACAACTCTGGTCGCCGACGGAGCCTGGGCACTCGTCGAGCGCTTGGCTGCCCGATACTGGGACCTCGACGACCCGATCCGGGCTCAGGATCTGGCGCAGATGCGCGACGAGCAATGGCTGCGAGTCGTCATCGAACCGGAGACTGTCCGCCGCTACGCGATGTGACGCCGCGGCGCGACCTCACTCGGTCACCTTGACGGCCAGTGCCGCCAGTTTGGCGTCGAGCGCCTCGGCGGCGCTGAGCAGCTCCGGGTTCGGCTCCACGAGCATCAGCGACGACGGCTTCACATAGGTCAGGCTGCTGCCGGCGCCCTCGTCGAGGATCAGCAACTCGACCGGGGCGAACAGGCCCGCGGTCACGTCATGCC contains the following coding sequences:
- a CDS encoding nitroreductase family deazaflavin-dependent oxidoreductase — encoded protein: MTDTPDFASLNEFNKNIVEEFRANAGVVGGPFEGRPLLLLHTTGAKSGEPRLAPLAYFHVDGKLIIIGSKAGADTNPDWVHNLRANPRAHIEIGTDAYDVVAREFSREERDEAYPKVVAEAPGFGEYQSKTSRVIPLFELARA
- a CDS encoding pyridoxamine 5'-phosphate oxidase family protein, translating into MTIETLGPQDLSFLARPLYGFFSTAAGPVPPQPRPVWFEVTPTGQLQLFTGADTPKVRQLRRDSRASLVVAAPVGERERWVSVAGPTTLVADGAWALVERLAARYWDLDDPIRAQDLAQMRDEQWLRVVIEPETVRRYAM